AGACGAATGGATTTACGATTACGCCTCAGCACTCCCCGCCAACGTCGCAGGCATCTCCCTCGTTATGACCTGCTGCACCTTTGAGCACCTTCGCGAGCGTCACGCTGATCTCTTCAAACGGCTGATAACCGCGCATCACCAGCATGAACTGGCCGTCTTCTTCGAGCACGAGCGCGGGAAAACCCTTCACGCCTAGACTTGCACTGAAGGTGAACTGGCCCCAGGTTTCTTTGTGCGCTTCTTCGCCTGTAAACGCCGCCGCGAAATCGGTGGCGCTGACGCCAAAGCGCCGCGCGAAGTTGGCGAGAACCTCTGCCGAGGTGATGTCTTGACTGTGAGCATAAAAGCCGCGCTGAATCTCGTGGTAATAGTCATAAGCGTGTTCGGGTGCGAGGCGTTCCATCACGATCACGGCTTTCGCGGCGGGTTCTGTGTCGTAGACAAAATCATCGCGTTTGAAGATATCGTCTTCAAAGGGTTGCCCGGTCATTTTCGCGACCTCGCGCCAATGCTGGCGCATGAGCCGCGCGCGTGCCGGCGTCATCGGTTCTGCCAGCGTGCCGGGGCGTAATCCCCCCATCACGAGGCGAATATCGAGATCGCGCGCATAGGCAGCACGCAGCCTGTCGAACACGGGCGCGAAACCGTAGCACCACGAGCACATCGGGTCGGCGAAATAGTAGAGTCGGCGCAGCCCTGCCATGGGCGAAGAGAACCATTCTGAATTAGGGTGTCACTCGAAAACACCATGCAGAATTATTTCGGGGTAAATCCGCATACGACAAAATACGCTCGACGGCAGTTGCCCGTGCATCAGGTTTTGCCATGGTCCGCTGGATGTTTGGGGTGCAAGGTATATTGCAGTTCTTCGTTGCGCTTGGCGCGCTCGCCGCGGGAGCAATGTTTATTCTAGAACCTTCGGGGCGACTTTTGCAGACACCCCCCGAAATGCTCAGGGCGACCCCGTTCGGCAATTTTCTGCTGCCGGGAATTATTTTGTTCACTGTGAACGGCGTGGGCCAGGCAATTGCCGGTTACCTCACGCTGAGGCGGCACCGCCACGCGGGCATTGTCGGTGGCATTTTCGGCCTTGGCCTCATCATCTGGATCTTCGTGCAGGTCACCTTGATCGGCGGCGGCGCCTGGATACAGAACCTCTACTTTGTCTTTGGCATCTTCGAGACGACGGCAGCGTTCTTCATTGACCGTGTGCTGGCACAGCGGCGCGAAACTTAGCACTGTAGCGTTTGCTACAATATCATTCTTCTTGTCTCGCGATATTGAATTCCGTTTTTGGCGACATGACAGCTAAGAATACGGAATCGTCCGCAGGCCGCGGCAACATGAAATACCGACTCCCCGACGACGTGATGGAATACCGCAATATGGTCTATGACTTTGCGGTGCGCGAAATACGCCCCTCAGTCGAGAAGCGCGACCTCGAAGGCACGTGGGACCATACTCTCTGGAAAAAAATGGCGGATATAGGCCTCTTGGGGCTGTCGGTGCCTGAAGAATACGGCGGCAGCGGTGCGTCATGCCTCATGACCTCTGTCGCGCACGAGGCGTTTTCTGAGGGCTCAACTGATGGTGGTTTGACTTTAGCATTAGGAGCTCATGCTATCATTGGCACAATGCCGATTGCGCTTCTGGGCACCAAAGAACAGAAACAGAAATATTTGCCGAAGCTCGCCTCGGGCGAGTGGACTGCGGGGCTGGGTCTTACCGAACCTTCGTCAGGTTCAGATGCGGCAGGTTCAATGCAGACGCGCGCGGTCAGAAAAGGCGACCGTTATATTCTGAACGGCAGCAAGATGTTCATTACGAATGGCCCGATCGGCGACGTGTTCGTGTGCATGGCAGTCACCGACAAGAAAAAGGGCGCGTTCGGCGTATCGGTTTTTATCGTCGAAAAAACTTTCAAGGGTTTTTCGGTCGGCAAAAAACTCAACAAGATGGGCATGAAGACCTCGACCACGAGTGAACTCATCTTTGAAGACATGGAAGTGCCGGTCGAAAACATGATCAGCGAAGAGAACTCGGGCTTTCTGCGCGTCGGCCGCGCCACCCTCGAATGGGAGCGCACCGTGCTCGTTGCCGCTGGCCTCGGCGGCATGAACAGCCTCATCAAGGGCGGCACACTCTACGCCAAACAGCGCGAGCAGTTCGGCGAGCCGATCATTCGCTTTCAGGCAATTCAAGACAAAATTGCGCGCTCACGTTATAAACTCGACGCGGCGCGCCTTCTCATCTACCAGAGCGCGATCAAAAAGGACAAGGGCCTGCCCGCGCCGATAGAGTCATCAATTGCCAAACTCTATACGACCGAAAGTAATGTCGAAGTTGCATACGACGTCGGCCAGATTTTCGGCGGCTATTGTTTTATCCATGAGTACCCCGTTGAGCGGGCCTACCGCGACTCGCGCCTGTCGACGCTCGGCGCCGGCACCTCAGAAGTCATGCGCTCGATCATCTCGGCAAACATGAAAGAGCTGTGGATAGACTCAGACCTCGAAGGCGACGAAAAAGAAGCGTTCAATAAGTTTCGCGAGTTCTGCCAGAAAGAAATTGCACCGCACACGGCCGAACTCGACAAGAAGGGCGAGGTGCCCAGGTCGCACTTTGAGAAATTGTATAAGGTTGGTTATACATCCGCAATGTTTGAAGAAGCGAACGGCGGCTCGAATAGCTCGTACTATTTTATCACGCACATGCAAGAAGCGCTCGCCGAAGCATGCGGATCTACCTTTTTCTCGGTCGGCGCATCTGTTGGCCTTTTCGGTCTGCCGCTCAGAGAGCATGGCACCGACGCGCAAAAAGCCAAGTACCTGCCCGACATCATCAGCACCAAAAAAATCGGCGCGCTCGGGGTTACCGAACCCGGCGCAGGTTCAGACGTGGCGAACATTCAGACGAAGGCGGTCTTCAAAAACGGCAAGTATTACATTAGCGGAGCGAAGACATACATTACAAACGCGCCTATTTGCGATTATGTGCTAGTGCTCGCCCGCGTTGAGTCCCCCCTCCCGGCCTCCCCCCGCGAGCGGGGGGAGGTGCCAGCGGCGGAGGGGGGACAAATTCGCACTGGCCAAACCGTCTTTATCGTCGACGCCCACGCCAAAGGTGTTTCGCGCGGTAAACCGATGGATAAGCTGGGGCTCAAGGGTTCGCCAACGGGTGAGCTTTTCTTCGACGAAGTTGAAGTCGGTGAAGACGCGATCTTGGGTCGCGCGGGTCGCGGGTTTGCAATTATCATGTCGGCGTTTAACCGTGAACGCCTCGCTCTCGCCGCGTATTCGGTGGGCGTCATGGCTGCGGCGATTCAACACTGCCGCAAATATGCGAAAGAGCGCAAGGCATTCGGCAAGCCGATCATTAAGCACCAGGCTGTGGCGTTCATGATCTCTGACATGATCACCAAATACGAGGCCGCGCGCCAGGTGTTGCACGAAACCGCGTGGATGCTCGACGAAGCGGGTGATGAAAGTCACTACATGCACAACGGCGAACGCGTCGAACTCGCCGCGCGCACTGCTTCGCTGAAACTCATGGCCTCGACTTACGCGCGCGAGGTGACGAACCTTGCAGTGCAGGTCTTCGGCGGTGCAGGTTATATTGAAGATTATCCGGTGGCGCGCCTCTACCGTGACATTAAGCTGGCTGAAATCGGCGGCGGCACTTCAGAAATTATGAAATCCATCGTGGCAAGGTCTGAGTCAAAGAAGGTATAGATTGAAGTTACCAGAAAAAAAGCAATCGAAGCTGCGGCGGGCGCTGTTAAAGCGCCAAATCGGCTTCTCGTGGGCGATCTACCATTCGCCGGGCAAAATTCTGCTCGGGGTGCTGGCTGTTTCGCTCGTTTCGCTTTTTTTCACTCTTAAACTCTTTCAAGATGTGCGTACCGACTTTGCGACTCTTTTGCCTGAAAACGACCGCAGCGTTGTGCATGTCAAAGAGGCCACCCGGCGCACGGGGGGTGTAGGCAATATTTTTGTCTCTATCAATTCTCCCGATTTTGAGGCAAACAAGAAGTTTGCTCATGCGTATGCGGCTTTGCTCGAGAAATATCCGAAAGATCTGATAAAGTTTTTTGACTTTAATTCGAGAGATACCGAACAATTCTTCAAAGACTACCTGTTTTACTACCTGTCGCTCGACGAGCTGAAAGAGTTGCGGGCTTCTCTGCGTAAGCGGCTTGAAAAGACGCGGCTCAGCGCCGTGGGGCTCGACCTCGATGAGAGTAACCCCGATGCACAATTCAAGAATGTGCTGAAAAAAATATTCGAAAAACACAAGTCTGAGAATCCCTTTGGTGTGAATAAAGAGGGTTACTTCACCGACGCCACAGGGGAGAATATGGCGATGATCATTCGCCCCGCAGGCGATGCGGCAGACCAGAAATTTGCGCGCAAGATCATCGACCGGCTGCAGGCCGACATAAACGCTCTGAATCCTCAAGGCTTTC
The sequence above is a segment of the Turneriella parva DSM 21527 genome. Coding sequences within it:
- a CDS encoding DsbA family protein; translation: MAGLRRLYYFADPMCSWCYGFAPVFDRLRAAYARDLDIRLVMGGLRPGTLAEPMTPARARLMRQHWREVAKMTGQPFEDDIFKRDDFVYDTEPAAKAVIVMERLAPEHAYDYYHEIQRGFYAHSQDITSAEVLANFARRFGVSATDFAAAFTGEEAHKETWGQFTFSASLGVKGFPALVLEEDGQFMLVMRGYQPFEEISVTLAKVLKGAAGHNEGDACDVGGEC
- a CDS encoding acyl-CoA dehydrogenase family protein — translated: MKYRLPDDVMEYRNMVYDFAVREIRPSVEKRDLEGTWDHTLWKKMADIGLLGLSVPEEYGGSGASCLMTSVAHEAFSEGSTDGGLTLALGAHAIIGTMPIALLGTKEQKQKYLPKLASGEWTAGLGLTEPSSGSDAAGSMQTRAVRKGDRYILNGSKMFITNGPIGDVFVCMAVTDKKKGAFGVSVFIVEKTFKGFSVGKKLNKMGMKTSTTSELIFEDMEVPVENMISEENSGFLRVGRATLEWERTVLVAAGLGGMNSLIKGGTLYAKQREQFGEPIIRFQAIQDKIARSRYKLDAARLLIYQSAIKKDKGLPAPIESSIAKLYTTESNVEVAYDVGQIFGGYCFIHEYPVERAYRDSRLSTLGAGTSEVMRSIISANMKELWIDSDLEGDEKEAFNKFREFCQKEIAPHTAELDKKGEVPRSHFEKLYKVGYTSAMFEEANGGSNSSYYFITHMQEALAEACGSTFFSVGASVGLFGLPLREHGTDAQKAKYLPDIISTKKIGALGVTEPGAGSDVANIQTKAVFKNGKYYISGAKTYITNAPICDYVLVLARVESPLPASPRERGEVPAAEGGQIRTGQTVFIVDAHAKGVSRGKPMDKLGLKGSPTGELFFDEVEVGEDAILGRAGRGFAIIMSAFNRERLALAAYSVGVMAAAIQHCRKYAKERKAFGKPIIKHQAVAFMISDMITKYEAARQVLHETAWMLDEAGDESHYMHNGERVELAARTASLKLMASTYAREVTNLAVQVFGGAGYIEDYPVARLYRDIKLAEIGGGTSEIMKSIVARSESKKV